From Abyssibius alkaniclasticus:
CTCGGCAAAATCGAACGGTTTGGTGATGTAATCATCGGCGCCGATGTCCAGCATATGCACCCGGTCCGAGACCGAGCTGCGCGCCGTCATCACAATGACAGGGGTTTCGCGCAAGGCGGCGCGCTGGCGGGCCAGAAAGCTGCGCCCATCGCCATCGGGCAGCATGATATCGAGCAAAATCAAGTCGTAGCCGGCAATGGCAAGGCAGTCTTCGGCATCGGCCAGGCTGGCGGCAATGTCGATGGCATGACCATCCAGCGCCAGCCGCTCGGCAACCGATTGCGCCAATGTGGCACTGTCTTCAACCAGCAAGAATCGCATGTTGCGCCTTTTTACGGTGAACCCGGTATCGTGACAGGTTCGTGTCAGCTTTGCCTTCCACCATGCACATCGCACGGGCTGCGGCAAGCCGCGCCCGACGCTTAACCGGGAGGAACCTATGAAACTCAAGAAAATGAAACTTTTTGCAACCGGCACGGCCTTTGCCATGCTGTTTGGCGGTGCGGCCAGCGCCGCCGAGTGTATTGCCCCCGCCAATGCCGGCGGCGGCTGGGATTTCACCTGCCGCCAGATCGGCAAGATCATGTATGATATCGGCGTGGTCGATGCGCCCATTCAGGTAACGAACATGGCCGGTGCCGGTGGCGGCCTGGCCTATAGCAACGTTGTGAACGAGCGCAACGAAGACGAGGAACTGATTGTCGCCGCCTCGTCGGCCACCAGCACGCGGCTTGCACAAAACGCCTTTGGCGGCATGACATCGGACCAGGTGCGCTTTCTGGGCGCGATTGGCGCCGACCCCGGCGTGATCGTTGTGGCGGCTGATTCGCCCTATGAAACGCTGGCAGACCTTGTGAACGCCATTATCGCCGATCCGGGTTCGGTGACCTTTGCGGGCGGTTCGGCCGCTGGCGGCTTTGACCACCTGAAACCGCTGATGATCTTGCAGCGCGCCGGGTTCACCGATGTGCGTTCGATCAAGTATATCGGCGTTGACGGCGGCGCCGATGCGATTACCCAGACCATTGGCGGCTTTACCCAGGCCATGACCGGCGACATGTCGGAAATCGTGGGCTTTATCCGTGCAGGCGAAGTGCGCGCCCTTGCGGTGCTGACCGAAGAACGTGTGCCGGGTTTTGAAGACATTCCCACCGCACGCGAGCAGGGCTATGACGTTGTGGCCGTAAACTGGCGCGGGCTGTATGTGCCCGGCGGCATTTCCGATGAAGCCTATGAGCGTTGGGCCGAGCGCCTGCGCGCCGTGGCGGAATCGGCTGAATGGCAGGAAACGATGGCCGCGAACGGCCTGGCCCCCTTCACCAAGGTGGGTGGCGATTTCCAGGCCTGGGTTGATGGCGTGATCGCCGAAACCGAAGCCCTGTCGCGCGAAATTGGTGTGATCCAATGATGAAAAGCGACCGGATACTCGGTCTGGTCGCGATTGTTGTGGCGCTGGCATTCTTTGCCAGCGCCCTGCAAATCCAGACCAGCTTTCTTGCAGACCCGCTTGGGTCCAAACCCTTTCCGATTGCAATTTCGGTGGTGACGTTGATGTGCGGGCTGGTCATGGTTTTCAGGCCGGAGCCAGACCCGGAATGGCCGAGTTTGCGCACATTCGGCGCGCTGGCCATCGCACTGGTTGTGCTGGTGGGCTATGCCTATAGCCTCAAACCCTTTGGCTTCATCCTGCCAACGGTTATCGCCTCGGCGGTGCTGTCCTACCAGATCAGCCCAAGGCCGCTGCCAGCGGTGCTGACCGGACTCGGCCTGGGGGGCGGGCTGTATGTGATTTTCAAATATGTGCTGAAACTTGGCCTGGTCGGATGGCCGCCAACATTGTTCGGCTAGGGGCAAAACATGGACCTACTTTCAAACCTTTCGCTGGGGTTCAGCATTGCGCTTAGCCCCGAAACGCTGATCCTTGCCATAATCGGCTGCTTTGTCGGCACGATCATCGGCGCGCTGCCGGGGCTTGGGCCGGCCAATGGCGTGGCCATCCTCATTCCGCTGGTCTTCACCATGAAGCTCGACGCAACCTCGTCGCTGGTGCTGCTGACATCGGTCTATTACGGGGCCATGTATGGCGGGCGCATTTCCTCGATCCTGCTGAACATTCCGGGCGATGAGCCTGCGCTGATGACCACGCTTGATGGTTATCCGATGGCCAAACAGGGCCGGGCGGGCGATGCGCTTGTGCTGTCGGGTGTTGCCTCGTTTGTGGGTGGCTTGCTCGCCACGATCGGGCTGATGCTGCTGGCACCCTTGCTGGCGCGGGTTGCCTATTTCTTTGGCCCGGCGGAATATTTCGCGCTGTATCTGCTGGCCTTTTGCACCCTGGGTGGCGTGGCCAGCAAGAACCAGGCCAAGGCCGCGCTTGCCGCGATGATCGGGCTTGGCATTTCCATGATCGGGCTGGACAATACTTCGGGGATGCCGCGCTTTACCGGGGGCAATATGGAGCTTGCCGATGGCGTGGATTTCCTTGTGGCCATTGTCGGCCTGTTTGCCATTGCCGAAGTGTTCTTCTTCATCGAAAGCCACGGGAAAAATACGGCAATCGGCGTGAAGCTGGACAAGATCACAATTCCGGTGCGCGATATCATCAACAGTTTCTGGGTGATGATCCGCTCGTCTTTCGTCGGGTTTTTTGCGGGTGTCCTGCCGGGGGCGGGCGCATCGCTTGGCAGTTTTCTGGCCTATTCAAGCGAAAAGGCCTTTGCCGGCAAATCGGGCAAGTTTGGCGAGGGGGATCCGCGTGGCGTTGCCGCGCCCGAGGCGGGCAACAATGCCGCTGCGGGCGGTGCGCTGGTGCCGATGCTCACGCTGGGTGTGCCGGGCTCGGGCACCACGGCGGTGCTGCTGGCGCTGCTGATGACGCTGAACATTACCCCCGGCCCGCTGCTGTTTGCCGAGCGGCCCGAAGTGGTCTGGGGGCTGATCGCCAGCCTGCTGATCGCCAATTTCGTGCTGCTCATCATGAACGTGCCGCTGGTGAAAATCTTCGTCAAGGTGCTGTCGGTGCCTGCATGGGTGCTGTTGCCGGGGGTCACGATGATCTCCTTCGTCGGCATCTATTCGCTGTCGGGCAGCTATTTCGACCTGGTGCTGATGGTGGCATTCGGGGCGATGGGCTACTTCCTGCGCAAGCTCGATGTGCCCACGGTGCCGATCATCCTGGGCATTCTGCTGGGCAACAACATGGAAGACAGCCTGCGCCGCGCGATGGTCATTTCCGATGGCGAATGGACCTATATGTTCAGCTCGAACATCTCGATCGTGCTTTGGGTTGCGGCAATTGGTGGTTTTGTGGCGCCGCTCTTCCTGCGCCGCTTCATCCGCAAACCGGAGCTGATAACAGACTGATATGACACGCATACTTGTTCCATCGGGCGTGCTGGGCCTTGGCTTTGATGCCGAGGCCCTTGCGCGTGGGGCGTCGATGGCCCCCGACCTGATCGCCATTGACGGCGGTTCCACCGATAGCGGCCCGGCCTATCTGGGCACGGGCACATCGAAATACAGCCGCGCGGCCACGAAATCGGAATGGCGGCAGATATTGCAGGCGCGCGCGGTGGCCGGCGTGCCGCTGGTCATCGGCTCTTGCGGCACCTGCGGGGCCGATAGCGCGGTCGACTGGATGTATGACATCACCGTCGAACTGGCCGCCGAGCTTGGGCAAAACCTGAAGATCGCACGGCTTTATTCCAGCCAGCCGGCGGCTGCGGTGCAGGCAGCCCTGGCGGAAGGGCGGATCAGCGCGCTGGCGCCGGAACTGCCGATTGATGCCGGGCTGATTGCCGAATGCAGCAACATTGTGGCGCTGGCGGGGGCCGAACAAATCTCTGCCGCACTGGCCACGGGGGCCGATATTGTGCTGGCCGGGCGCACGACCGACACGGCCAGTATTGCCGCGCTGCCCCTGTCGCGGGGCGACCATGCGGGCGGTGCCTGGCATGGGGCAAAAATTGCCGAATGCGGTGCGCTGTGTTCGACCAACCCCACAAGTGGTGTGATCATGGTGGATTTCGATGCGGCCGGCTTTGAGGTTGAGCCGCTGGCCAAAGGCGCGAAATGCACCCCGCATTCGGTTTCCGCCCATATGCTTTATGAAAACTCCGACCCGTTCCATTTGCACGAGCCGGGCGGCTATCTGGATGTGACCGCGGCGCGCTACAGCGCGCTCAGCCCCGCGCGGGTGCGCGCCAAGGGCGCGGACTGGGTAAAAGCGCCGCGCTATACGGTAAAGCTGGAAGGCGCGCGGCTTGCGGGCTATCAGACCACCATCCTCGCCCTTCTGCGCGATGCGCATTATGTGGCCAATGCGCGGGCATGGGTGGACAAGATGACCGGCTTTCTGAGCCATCGCATTGCCGAGCGTATGGGGCTGGGGGCCGAGGATTACACGCTGGAATTCCGGCTGATCGGCGAAAACGCCACGCTGGGCGCTTTGGAAAACCGCAGCGGCACGCCAACCGAAATTGGCGTTCTGGGCATCATCACCGCGAAAACCGCAGCTATGGCCGATGAGATCGGCCGCATGATCAACCCCTTCGTGCTGCATTACCCGCTGACCGAGGATGAGGAATTGCCGACTTTCGCCTTTCCCTACTCGCCCGCGCAAAGCGACCGTGGGGCGATTTACGAGTTTTGCCTCAACCATGTCATGGCGCTCGATGACCCTATGGCCGCGTTCCGGCTGCGTGTGGATGAGGTGGGCGCATGAGGCTTGGAGATTACGCATACAAGGTCCGCTCCAAAAACGCCGGGCCGTTCTGGGTAACGATTGATGTATTCTGCGGCGATGCGGCGCGCTTCGAGGCCATCCGCGCCGCGCTGAAAACCGAAGCCGTGGCCGCGCTGTATGACCAGCCGCGCCAGATGCTGAAACGCTTTGAAATCGCCGATATTCACGCCATCAAGTTCAGCCTGCCGCGCCCGGTGGTGCAGGGCAGCCGCTATGATCGCGATATGCACGGCGCGCAATATGCCGTGCTGCTGGCCGAGCTTGACCTGGATGTTTGAGCGCACACTTTTGCTGCGCCGATTGCTGACGCTTGCCCTTGCCGCCCTTGGCGCCTGGGTCTTCATGGTGCTGCGCCTGCCGCTGCCGCTGCTGCTTGGCCCGATGGTTGCCTGCCTTCTGGTGGCGCTGGCCGGCGTCAGGCTGGCCGGGCTGGGGGTTGTTTCCACCTTCATGCGCACGTTTCTGGGTGTGGCGGTTGGCTCGTCCGTCACCCCGCAACTGGTGCATGATCTGCCGCAAATCGCCACCTCGCTGCTGTTTGTGCCGCTTTTTGTGGGGCTGATCGGGGCAATGGGCTATCCGCTGTTTCGCCATGTCTTCAAGTTCGACCCTGCAACCTCCTTTTATTCCGCCATGCCCGGCGGGCTGCAGGATATGCTGGTGTTTGGCCAAGAGGCGGGCGGCGATGTGCGCGCGCTTTCGCTGATCCACGCCACGCGGGTGCTGGTCATCGTCGCACTTGCGCCGCTGATTCTGACCGGCATCTGGGGCCTGGATTTGAGCCAGCCACCGGGGGTTGCGGCCAGCAACGTGCCGCCGATGCAGATTGCGCTGATGGTCGCGGCCGGCTTTTTCGGCTGGCAGATCGCACAGCGCGTGGGGCTGTTTGGCGCATCCATTCTGGGCCCGTTGATCCTGACGGCGGGGCTGAGCCTGAGCGGCATCATCACCCAACGCCCGCCCGCCGAAATCATCTGGGCGGCGCAATTCTTCATCGGCATCGCTGTGGGGGCGCAATATGTGGGTGTGACCCTGGCCGAGCTGCGCCGCGATGTCTTGGCGGGGCTGGCCTATAGCATTGCGCTGACATTGATCAGCACGCTGTTTTTTCTGGCAATCACCGGGCTGAACCTGGCGCCGAATCTGGAGGTCTTCCTATCATTCCTGCCCGGCGGGCAGGGCGAGATGGTGGTCATCGCCATCATCGCCGGGGCCGATCTGACCTATGTGGTCAGCCACCATTTGCTGCGGCTGATACTGGTCATTCTGCTGGCCCCGGTCGTGGCGCGCTTTACGCTGAAACGCTAGTCGGTCTTCGGCTTTGCCTTGCGCTTGAAGGGTTTGGCGCCCGGCCCGGCACTCGGTGCGGCAGATGGGCCTTTCCTGAACGGCTTGTCACCGCCCTTTTTGGCCCAGGGCTTGCCGCCTGGCTTGCCCCCGGGCTTGCCACCGGGCTTATAGGGCTTGTCGGCCTTGTATTTCGACTTGGGCGCCTCGGTCGTGCCACGGCCGCGCGGGGTGAATTCGGGCGCGCCGGGCAGGCGGGCAATGCGGATACCGGCACCGATCATATTGTCGGGGCCGACATTGGCCATGAACTTATCGGCGATTTTTGCGTTGAGCTGGATGAAGCTTTCATCATCCTGCAGGCGGATGGCGCCAACGTCGCGCCGCGTAATATCGCCTGCCTTGCACACCATCGGTAGCAGCGCGCGCGGCTCGGCACCGCTGTTGCGGCCTGTCGAAGCAACGATCCAGACCGATTGCTCAAACTCGTCGCGCGGGGTGGGGGCGGCGGTGGCACCGGGCGCTACCGCAACCACATCTTCGGGGGCCGATTTTGCATCGCGGTTCATGCGCACAAAGGCGGCGGCCAGCGTTTCTGCGCCGTGCTTTTCAAGCAACGCGCTGATCATCGCCTGATCTTCCTCGCGCAGGGGTTCGGCCAGCAGGGGGTGGTCCATCAGGCGTTCGTCATCGCGCTTGTTGATCTCATCGGCACTGGGGGCGCTCACCCATGTCGGCTTGACCGAGGCGAAGCCGAACACACGCTCGGCTTTGCGCTTTTCATGGCCCTGCACGATAAGCGCCGAAACGCCCTTGCGCCCGGCGCGGCCCGTGCGGCCGGACCGGTGCAGCAGGGTTTCGCGGTTGGTGGGCAGGTCGGCATGGATGACCAGTTCGAGATTGGGCAGGTCGATGCCGCGCGCCGCCACATCGGTGGCAATGCAGACATTGGCGCGCCCGTCGCGCATGGCTTGCAGGGCGTGGGTGCGCTCGGCCTGGCTAAGCTCGCCTGATAAGGCCACAACGCGGAAGCCACGGTTGTTGAAGCGCGCCATCAGGTGGTTGACCGTGGCGCGCGTGGCGCAGAAGACCAGCGCGTTTGTCGCGTCGTAATAGCGCAGCAGGTTGATGATGGCGTGTTCCTTGTCGCCCTTGGCGACCGAAACGGCGCGGTAGTCGATATCCAGATGCTGCTTGCTGTCGGAGACGGTGGAAATGCGCACGGCATCGCGCTGGTAGGTTTTGGCCAGCGCGGCAATCGGCTTGGAGACGGTGGCCGAAAACATCAGCGTGCGGCGCGAATTGGGGGCAGAGTCGAGGATGAACTCAAGGTCTTCGCGAAAACCGAGGTCGAGCATTTCATCGGCCTCATCCAGCACGGCCGCCTTCAAAGCGCCAAGATCGAGCGCGCCTTTTTCGATATGGTCGCGCAAGCGGCCCGGCGTGCCCACAACGATATGCGCGCCGAATTGCAGCATTTTACGCTCGCTCCGGCTGTCCATGCCGCCAACGCAGCTTGCAAAGCGCGCGCCGGTGCCGGCGTAAAGCCACATCAACTCGGCCTTCACCTGCATGGCAAGCTCGCGGGTCGGCGCGATGATCAGCGCCAACGGGCGCTCGGCGGGGGCGAATTTTTCTGCATCGCCCAAAATGCCTTCGGCCAGCGCAAGGCCAAAGGCCACGGTTTTGCCCGAGCCGGTTTGCGCCGAGACCAGCGCATCGGCCTGGCCAAGGTCCGAGGCGATGACCGCCTTCTGCACGGGGGTCAGGATCTCATATCCGCGGCCGGCCAATGCCGATGCCAGCGCCGGATGCACGCCTTCAAATTCGCTCATGTCATTTCTTTCCAGATCGGGCCATAGATCGAGCCCATGCCCGCTTAGCCGCCAGCCTTGTGGCGCAGCCCATTCGGGCGCTGCCTATCGTGGATTTGGCGCACTGTATAGGGTGTGTGTGTCGCGGGCCGGAATTTGGCGCAAATTTGCCGCTTTGCGCCGGGTTCATCTTGCTTGTTTCGTTGAACGCACCGTGGCATTTTATTGAGAGCATTGAAAATCGGGGGGAGCATGGCCTATCTGGATTCTATCCGCGTCTTTGTGCGCGTGGTCGATTTGGGCAGCATCACGGCGGGCGGGCGCGACTTGCGCCTGTCGCCCGCCGTGGCCAGCAACCGCATCAAGGCGCTGGAGGACAGGCTGGGCATTCGTCTGTTCAACCGCACGACCCGCCGACTGACCCCAACAGAAGCCGGGCGGCAATATTACGACCATGCGCGGCGTATCCTCGATGCGCTGGGCGATGCCGAGGCGATGGTTGCGGGGTTTTCCAACAAGCCGAATGGCGAAATTCGCGTCACCGCGCCCCTGGGCATTGGCCGGCGGATCATCGCGCCGCTGGTGCCGGATTTCAACGCGCTTTACCCCGATATTCTGGTGCGGCTGCGCCTGTCCGACCGCAAGGTCGATATTTTCGCCGAGGGGGTGGATGTGGCCTTTGTGCTGGGCACATTGCTGGATAGCGATATGAAGGCGCGCAAGATCAGCGATTGCCCGCGGATTCTTTGTGCGGCAAGCACCTATTTGCAGGCAAGGGGCACACCGCGCGTGCCAAGCGACCTGACCACGCAAAAGCACCGCTGCCTGCTGCTGCGCTTTCCCGGCTCGGCTGGCAATTCATGGATGCTGCAAACCGAGGACGGGCCGCAAAAGGTAACTGTATCCGGCCCCTATGATGCCGATGAGGGCGATGTGCTGACCGATTGGGCGCTGGCCGGGCATGGCATTGTGAACAAGCCGCTGTTTGAGGTCGCTGACCATATCAAGAGCGGCGCGCTGGTGCGGGTGCTGGCCGAAACGCCGCCACCGCCGTCGCGCTTTGCCTGTCTTTATCCGCATCGCCGCCTGCAAGACCCGAAGGTGCGGCTGTTTGTCG
This genomic window contains:
- a CDS encoding LysR family transcriptional regulator codes for the protein MAYLDSIRVFVRVVDLGSITAGGRDLRLSPAVASNRIKALEDRLGIRLFNRTTRRLTPTEAGRQYYDHARRILDALGDAEAMVAGFSNKPNGEIRVTAPLGIGRRIIAPLVPDFNALYPDILVRLRLSDRKVDIFAEGVDVAFVLGTLLDSDMKARKISDCPRILCAASTYLQARGTPRVPSDLTTQKHRCLLLRFPGSAGNSWMLQTEDGPQKVTVSGPYDADEGDVLTDWALAGHGIVNKPLFEVADHIKSGALVRVLAETPPPPSRFACLYPHRRLQDPKVRLFVDYMITQCRNRVAQMSG
- a CDS encoding tripartite tricarboxylate transporter permease; amino-acid sequence: MDLLSNLSLGFSIALSPETLILAIIGCFVGTIIGALPGLGPANGVAILIPLVFTMKLDATSSLVLLTSVYYGAMYGGRISSILLNIPGDEPALMTTLDGYPMAKQGRAGDALVLSGVASFVGGLLATIGLMLLAPLLARVAYFFGPAEYFALYLLAFCTLGGVASKNQAKAALAAMIGLGISMIGLDNTSGMPRFTGGNMELADGVDFLVAIVGLFAIAEVFFFIESHGKNTAIGVKLDKITIPVRDIINSFWVMIRSSFVGFFAGVLPGAGASLGSFLAYSSEKAFAGKSGKFGEGDPRGVAAPEAGNNAAAGGALVPMLTLGVPGSGTTAVLLALLMTLNITPGPLLFAERPEVVWGLIASLLIANFVLLIMNVPLVKIFVKVLSVPAWVLLPGVTMISFVGIYSLSGSYFDLVLMVAFGAMGYFLRKLDVPTVPIILGILLGNNMEDSLRRAMVISDGEWTYMFSSNISIVLWVAAIGGFVAPLFLRRFIRKPELITD
- a CDS encoding AbrB family transcriptional regulator; amino-acid sequence: MFERTLLLRRLLTLALAALGAWVFMVLRLPLPLLLGPMVACLLVALAGVRLAGLGVVSTFMRTFLGVAVGSSVTPQLVHDLPQIATSLLFVPLFVGLIGAMGYPLFRHVFKFDPATSFYSAMPGGLQDMLVFGQEAGGDVRALSLIHATRVLVIVALAPLILTGIWGLDLSQPPGVAASNVPPMQIALMVAAGFFGWQIAQRVGLFGASILGPLILTAGLSLSGIITQRPPAEIIWAAQFFIGIAVGAQYVGVTLAELRRDVLAGLAYSIALTLISTLFFLAITGLNLAPNLEVFLSFLPGGQGEMVVIAIIAGADLTYVVSHHLLRLILVILLAPVVARFTLKR
- a CDS encoding acyclic terpene utilization AtuA family protein, translated to MTRILVPSGVLGLGFDAEALARGASMAPDLIAIDGGSTDSGPAYLGTGTSKYSRAATKSEWRQILQARAVAGVPLVIGSCGTCGADSAVDWMYDITVELAAELGQNLKIARLYSSQPAAAVQAALAEGRISALAPELPIDAGLIAECSNIVALAGAEQISAALATGADIVLAGRTTDTASIAALPLSRGDHAGGAWHGAKIAECGALCSTNPTSGVIMVDFDAAGFEVEPLAKGAKCTPHSVSAHMLYENSDPFHLHEPGGYLDVTAARYSALSPARVRAKGADWVKAPRYTVKLEGARLAGYQTTILALLRDAHYVANARAWVDKMTGFLSHRIAERMGLGAEDYTLEFRLIGENATLGALENRSGTPTEIGVLGIITAKTAAMADEIGRMINPFVLHYPLTEDEELPTFAFPYSPAQSDRGAIYEFCLNHVMALDDPMAAFRLRVDEVGA
- a CDS encoding DUF4387 family protein: MRLGDYAYKVRSKNAGPFWVTIDVFCGDAARFEAIRAALKTEAVAALYDQPRQMLKRFEIADIHAIKFSLPRPVVQGSRYDRDMHGAQYAVLLAELDLDV
- a CDS encoding DEAD/DEAH box helicase, whose translation is MSEFEGVHPALASALAGRGYEILTPVQKAVIASDLGQADALVSAQTGSGKTVAFGLALAEGILGDAEKFAPAERPLALIIAPTRELAMQVKAELMWLYAGTGARFASCVGGMDSRSERKMLQFGAHIVVGTPGRLRDHIEKGALDLGALKAAVLDEADEMLDLGFREDLEFILDSAPNSRRTLMFSATVSKPIAALAKTYQRDAVRISTVSDSKQHLDIDYRAVSVAKGDKEHAIINLLRYYDATNALVFCATRATVNHLMARFNNRGFRVVALSGELSQAERTHALQAMRDGRANVCIATDVAARGIDLPNLELVIHADLPTNRETLLHRSGRTGRAGRKGVSALIVQGHEKRKAERVFGFASVKPTWVSAPSADEINKRDDERLMDHPLLAEPLREEDQAMISALLEKHGAETLAAAFVRMNRDAKSAPEDVVAVAPGATAAPTPRDEFEQSVWIVASTGRNSGAEPRALLPMVCKAGDITRRDVGAIRLQDDESFIQLNAKIADKFMANVGPDNMIGAGIRIARLPGAPEFTPRGRGTTEAPKSKYKADKPYKPGGKPGGKPGGKPWAKKGGDKPFRKGPSAAPSAGPGAKPFKRKAKPKTD
- a CDS encoding tripartite tricarboxylate transporter TctB family protein, translating into MMKSDRILGLVAIVVALAFFASALQIQTSFLADPLGSKPFPIAISVVTLMCGLVMVFRPEPDPEWPSLRTFGALAIALVVLVGYAYSLKPFGFILPTVIASAVLSYQISPRPLPAVLTGLGLGGGLYVIFKYVLKLGLVGWPPTLFG
- a CDS encoding Bug family tripartite tricarboxylate transporter substrate binding protein, encoding MKLKKMKLFATGTAFAMLFGGAASAAECIAPANAGGGWDFTCRQIGKIMYDIGVVDAPIQVTNMAGAGGGLAYSNVVNERNEDEELIVAASSATSTRLAQNAFGGMTSDQVRFLGAIGADPGVIVVAADSPYETLADLVNAIIADPGSVTFAGGSAAGGFDHLKPLMILQRAGFTDVRSIKYIGVDGGADAITQTIGGFTQAMTGDMSEIVGFIRAGEVRALAVLTEERVPGFEDIPTAREQGYDVVAVNWRGLYVPGGISDEAYERWAERLRAVAESAEWQETMAANGLAPFTKVGGDFQAWVDGVIAETEALSREIGVIQ